Part of the Flavobacteriales bacterium genome, AAGGTTGGCCGAGGAATATTCAGCTTTTGGGAAATTGTCTTATAGTCTGTCTGTTCGACAAGACATAAATGTAAAAATTGTTCTTGTTGCTCTGTCATTGTTGCACGCATTAAAATGGCTTATAACGTTTCGTGGCTTGCCGAAGGCGGGGCGTTTTTGCACTGCCTTTCATTTGAAAAACTAAAGTTGGGTTAAGCACAAAACTGTCATAGAAGCTCGTCACCCCCGCTTTTGGCAAGCCCTTGTTAGCTGCCGTTTTACTTTGTCCATGAAGTATTATTGCCCCAAGAATATTCATGCCGTCTGTAAGGAGAGCATTCGTCCTCTCAATTGTGCAATTGATAAAAATTGTCCGTCAAATTTGGCGTGCAACATTCTGTGACAATTTGCACAAACCAATGCAAGGTCGTCTAAAGTTGTTTCTCTTACGCCAGTTTGTCCAATTGGGGTTTTGTGGTGACACTCTATAAAATTAGCTTGATACGTGTCAGGAAACGAGAATGCGCAAACCTCACATAGTAATGTATTGTTGCTAATGGCTTGTTGCTTTTTTTCTCTTACGATTTTACGATTTCTTTCTTTAACTAAATGCGCAACAAGTCGAAGCTCTCCTTCTGTAACTGTCAAATCAGGATATGAAGTTGCAAGTTCATTTATCAATGCAGCCGTTGTTGTTACAGACAATTGCTCTGTCGGAATAAAATGTCCGTTAAACCTTTGCCAAACATCATATTGTAATTCATCAATGTTTCCAATGTTGGCTATGTTTTCAATTTTGCAAGCATTGTCTTGTGTTATACCTGCAAAGTTTAATCTTTCCCATAGTGTTGATGAAACAGGAATAAAATTATCACGACTTGTTCTTGCAATAATCTTTACTCGTCTCCCATAACGATAATCTTCTCTATAATTTGGGCTGTTAATTTCATCAATCAATTCGTTATCAATCGGAGTAACCAAATGAGTAAAGGCAGGAACTCTATTTACTTTTTGGCGAACAAGAATTACTTCGTCTATTGCAGGGCTTAAAACATTTGTCCTATGTATTGTCGGAAAATGAATTACAAAAGTGTTTTCGTTTAAGTCCAA contains:
- a CDS encoding HNH endonuclease, with translation MTTPINTLWTVLTANIPLQQWLSISTLYDIVEHNFDGFTEDDLAPVTDTNNEPTWHRNLRNALQRRRESQEILYDGNANYRIDKPYVWRMIREAVNSLNGQITYPQIKEYIDNRWADVNSETVTAQIIVLTVNHGSRIHYPENQKLRLTNTNSPYDFLYTTGRGQVVKYDQEEHGVWEIFKNPNNEFAVRQYSEAVNRKTYTPADIVWFKNVTNTTDGEAYLDLNENTFVIHFPTIHRTNVLSPAIDEVILVRQKVNRVPAFTHLVTPIDNELIDEINSPNYREDYRYGRRVKIIARTSRDNFIPVSSTLWERLNFAGITQDNACKIENIANIGNIDELQYDVWQRFNGHFIPTEQLSVTTTAALINELATSYPDLTVTEGELRLVAHLVKERNRKIVREKKQQAISNNTLLCEVCAFSFPDTYQANFIECHHKTPIGQTGVRETTLDDLALVCANCHRMLHAKFDGQFLSIAQLRGRMLSLQTA